In Candidatus Rokuibacteriota bacterium, one genomic interval encodes:
- a CDS encoding bifunctional oligoribonuclease/PAP phosphatase NrnA — protein MRYVLLCPDHLLEPLAGHAALPGDSAVYLVARRALRAQLARRGTAATVGNLGDTAFLRRALRGSRGPAVVGAPPGRLPQVLRALREALGDVPVLAVTGEARPLPGATAVPLAAFGEQVIRPAVERALSRTRVERIRRHFEGAERVLILMQDDPDPDAIASALALKTLLGRTRTSAHLCTFGSITRPENLTMCKILDIAVEEISAQALDQFDRVAMVDVQPSFLEERFHGVDLVIDHHPVERPIKARIRDVRPSYGATSTILVEYLRAADVKVTQRLATALLYGIKSDTLGLERGGSRADLEAFAYLYLLANHSALRRIERPELSDAALDVLAHGLARRRVLGGVFFSHLGTVTMAELIPQLADFGLQAEGVEWSVVSGVVGDQVHISIRNVGYVKSAGEVARAAFGDLGPAGGHRTMAKAVAPLASLTGGEEAGAGQGCPEQIVHRVLRTLGRTGRR, from the coding sequence ATGCGGTACGTGCTTCTCTGTCCCGACCACCTTCTCGAGCCCCTGGCGGGTCATGCCGCCCTGCCGGGCGACTCCGCGGTCTACCTGGTCGCCAGGCGCGCGCTTCGCGCCCAGCTCGCCCGGCGCGGAACGGCCGCCACGGTCGGAAACCTGGGCGACACCGCCTTCCTCCGGCGGGCCCTGAGGGGCAGCCGGGGCCCCGCCGTCGTGGGGGCCCCGCCCGGCCGTCTCCCCCAGGTGCTGAGGGCCCTGCGGGAAGCCCTCGGGGATGTCCCGGTCCTGGCAGTGACCGGCGAGGCCCGGCCGCTGCCCGGGGCTACCGCCGTGCCGCTGGCCGCCTTCGGGGAGCAGGTGATCCGGCCGGCGGTGGAGCGGGCTCTCAGCCGCACGCGGGTGGAGCGCATCCGGCGGCACTTCGAGGGCGCCGAGCGGGTCCTCATCCTGATGCAGGACGATCCGGACCCGGACGCCATCGCCTCGGCGCTGGCCCTCAAGACCCTCCTGGGCCGCACCCGCACCTCGGCGCACCTCTGCACCTTCGGCAGCATCACGCGTCCCGAGAACCTGACCATGTGCAAGATCCTCGACATCGCGGTGGAGGAGATCAGCGCCCAGGCGCTGGATCAGTTCGACCGCGTGGCGATGGTCGACGTGCAGCCCTCCTTCCTCGAGGAGCGCTTCCACGGTGTGGACCTCGTCATCGACCACCACCCGGTGGAGCGTCCGATCAAGGCGCGCATCCGCGACGTGCGCCCGTCCTACGGCGCCACCTCCACGATCCTGGTGGAGTACCTGCGGGCCGCCGACGTGAAGGTGACCCAGCGGCTGGCCACCGCGCTCCTGTACGGGATCAAGTCGGATACGCTGGGGCTCGAGCGCGGCGGCTCGCGGGCGGATCTCGAGGCCTTCGCGTACCTGTACCTCCTGGCGAATCACAGCGCGCTCCGACGGATCGAACGGCCCGAGCTGTCGGACGCGGCACTGGATGTGCTGGCGCACGGGCTGGCCCGCCGCCGCGTCCTGGGCGGGGTGTTCTTCTCCCATCTGGGCACCGTCACCATGGCCGAGCTGATCCCGCAGCTCGCGGACTTCGGGCTCCAGGCCGAAGGGGTGGAGTGGTCGGTGGTCTCCGGCGTCGTCGGGGACCAGGTCCACATCTCCATCCGCAACGTGGGCTACGTGAAGAGCGCGGGAGAGGTGGCGCGGGCGGCGTTCGGTGACCTCGGCCCGGCCGGCGGCCACCGGACCATGGCCAAGGCGGTGGCCCCTCTCGCCAGCCTGACCGGGGGCGAGGAGGCCGGCGCCGGGCAGGGCTGCCCGGAGCAGATCGTCCACCGGGTCCTCCGTACCCTCGGCCGGACGGGCAGGAGGTGA